The Mauremys reevesii isolate NIE-2019 linkage group 13, ASM1616193v1, whole genome shotgun sequence genome contains a region encoding:
- the CEBPB gene encoding CCAAT/enhancer-binding protein beta produces MQRLVAWDPACLPIQPPAFKSMEVANFYYEADCLAALSKVHPRAAGGRSMSEFTVGDHERTIDISHYLDPLASQPPPPQQQPPPAAGGNFEPPCSSSSSQDFLSDLFSEDYKGGSKKPDYTYISLPRHGHPGAGQGHKPGGLLTCFPPQIVETKVEPVFESLDSCKGPHKEEGGAGPGGMSSPYGSTMRSYLGYQSVPSGSSGNLSTSSSSSPPGTPNPSDSSKSGGGGYAGTPGGKNKSKKSVDKHSDEYKIRRERNNIAVRKSRDKAKLRNLETQHKVLELTAENERLQKKVEQLSRELSTLRNLFKQLPEPLLATSGHC; encoded by the coding sequence ATGCAACGCCTGGTGGCCTGGGACCCAGCATGCCTCCCCATCCAGCCGCCCGCCTTTAAATCCATGGAAGTGGCTAATTTCTATTACGAGGCGGACTGTctggctgctctgagcaaggTGCACCCGCGGGCGGCAGGGGGCCGCTCCATGTCTGAGTTCACCGTCGGGGACCACGAGAGAACCATCGACATCAGCCATTACCTGGACCCCTTAgcatcccagccgccgccgccgcagcaGCAGCCTCCTCCCGCAGCAGGGGGCAACTTTGagcctccctgcagcagcagcagcagccaagatTTCCTCTCCGACCTCTTCTCCGAGGACTATAAAGGCGGCAGCAAGAAGCCCGACTACACCTACATCAGCCTGCCCAGGCACGGCCACCCGGGCGCCGGCCAGGGCCACAAGCCGGGGGGGCTGCTGACCTGCTTCCCGCCCCAGATCGTGGAGACCAAAGTGGAGCCGGTCTTCGAGTCCCTGGACTCTTGCAAAGGGCCCCACAAGGAAGAAGggggcgcggggccggggggcATGTCCTCCCCCTACGGCAGCACCATGCGCTCCTACCTGGGTTACCAATCGGTGCCAAGCGGCAGCAGCGGCAACCTGTCCACGTCGTCCTCTTCcagcccccccggcacccccaacCCGTCCGATTCCTCCAAATCCGGCGGCGGGGGCTACGCCGGGACCCCTGGGGGCAAGAACAAGTCCAAGAAGAGCGTGGACAAGCACAGCGACGAGTACAAGATCCGCCGGGAGAGGAACAACATCGCGGTGCGCAAGAGCCGGGACAAAGCCAAACTGCGCAACCTGGAGACGCAGCACAAAGTCTTGGAACTGACCGCCGAGAACGAGCGGCTGCAAAAGAAAGTGGAGCAGCTCTCCCGGGAGCTGAGCACCCTCAGGAACTTGTTCAAACAGCTGCCCGAGCCCCTGCTGGCCACATCTGGCCACTGCTAG